Proteins encoded within one genomic window of Bacillus sp. F19:
- a CDS encoding insulinase family protein, giving the protein MDFLKEQIETINGLTLHTVQTNKFKTNSLVFKMLAPLNEEDVTFRALLPYVLQRGTKSFPTSTELRKHLDELYGATLFVDLSKKGDHHIISIRIEVANERFLSDQTPLLEKALQLLSEIILSPVVKEESFPDEIINQEKRTMKQRIQAVYDDKMRYSNLRLVQEMCKDEPYRLHVNGEIDHLEQITSASLYEYYKKALKEDKMDLYVVGDVSAEEVSEYTKRFFTFSENAHQSVEKSITEKEISEPNEVIENQDVKQGKLNIGYRTNCTYGDQSYYALQVFNGIFGGFSHSKLFINVREKESLAYYAASRVESHKGLLMVMSGIEFANYERAVTIIKEQLEAMKNGDFEEKDIEQTKAVIKNQLLETIDTSYGSIEVLYHNVISNINEPFDKYLQGIEKATKEEIIAAAKKIQLDTIYFLKGMEGAQ; this is encoded by the coding sequence AAATTCACTTGTATTTAAAATGCTGGCACCGCTGAACGAAGAGGATGTCACATTCAGAGCGCTGCTGCCTTATGTGCTGCAGCGGGGCACGAAATCTTTTCCGACCAGCACGGAGCTCAGAAAGCATCTTGATGAGCTTTACGGGGCGACTTTATTTGTGGATTTATCAAAAAAAGGCGATCATCATATCATATCGATCCGGATTGAAGTTGCAAATGAACGCTTTTTATCAGATCAGACACCCCTGCTGGAAAAGGCGCTTCAGCTGCTGTCTGAAATCATCCTGTCTCCAGTTGTAAAGGAAGAGTCATTCCCAGATGAAATCATAAATCAGGAAAAACGGACCATGAAACAGCGCATTCAGGCTGTATATGATGACAAAATGAGATATTCCAATTTAAGACTTGTTCAAGAGATGTGCAAGGATGAACCTTATCGCCTGCATGTAAATGGGGAAATTGATCATCTTGAACAAATTACATCTGCAAGTCTGTATGAGTATTATAAAAAAGCCTTAAAAGAAGATAAAATGGATTTGTATGTTGTTGGCGATGTTTCAGCAGAAGAGGTCAGCGAATATACAAAAAGATTCTTTACATTCAGCGAAAATGCTCACCAATCTGTAGAAAAATCCATCACTGAAAAAGAGATTTCAGAGCCAAATGAAGTGATTGAAAATCAGGATGTTAAACAAGGAAAATTGAACATCGGCTATCGCACAAACTGCACATATGGAGATCAATCCTACTATGCTCTGCAAGTGTTCAATGGCATTTTTGGCGGATTTTCGCATTCAAAGCTTTTCATAAATGTCCGTGAAAAAGAAAGCCTTGCTTACTATGCCGCTTCAAGAGTTGAGAGTCACAAAGGACTCTTAATGGTTATGTCAGGAATAGAATTTGCCAATTATGAGCGTGCGGTAACAATTATTAAAGAACAGCTCGAAGCGATGAAAAATGGAGATTTTGAAGAAAAAGATATTGAACAGACTAAAGCAGTCATTAAAAATCAGCTCCTTGAAACGATTGATACTTCATACGGGTCTATTGAAGTTCTCTATCATAACGTGATTTCCAATATAAATGAACCTTTTGATAAATATCTGCAGGGAATTGAAAAGGCAACAAAAGAGGAAATCATCGCAGCAGCTAAAAAGATCCAGCTTGATACGATCTATTTCTTAAAAGGAATGGAGGGTGCACAATGA
- a CDS encoding insulinase family protein: MTKSIKFDQLQEELFYEKMKNGLDVYVLPKKGFNKTYATFTTKYGSIDNQFVPLDQNEMKLVPDGIAHFLEHKLFEKEDGDVFQDFSKQGASSNAFTSFTRTAYLFSSTSNVEKNLETLIDFVQEPYFTEKSVEKEKGIIGQEINMYDDNPDWRLYFGLIQNMFHKHPVGIDIAGTVESISKITKDLLYECYNTFYHPSNMLLFVVGPIDPEQILSQIRENQDKKEFKPQSEIKRAEVDEPDTVAKPLEKLKMNVQSSKCLVGLKAKQADRSGEELLKHELSMNLILDMVFGKSTDTYTQLYENGLIDDTFSFDYTEENGFGFAMIGGDTDQPDQLAEEIKNTLLKAKQEGIPAERLENAKKKKIGSFLRAINSPEYIANQFTRYSFNEMNLFDVVPTLEQLTNDDIHHTLNEVIDEKLFSVCQVVPK, from the coding sequence ATGACAAAATCCATAAAGTTTGATCAGCTTCAAGAAGAGCTCTTTTATGAAAAAATGAAAAATGGACTTGATGTATATGTCCTTCCTAAAAAAGGTTTTAATAAGACCTATGCAACATTTACAACAAAATACGGTTCAATCGATAATCAATTTGTGCCTCTTGACCAAAATGAAATGAAATTAGTTCCAGATGGGATCGCTCATTTTTTAGAGCATAAGCTGTTTGAAAAAGAAGACGGTGACGTTTTTCAAGATTTCAGCAAGCAGGGTGCGTCTTCTAATGCCTTTACATCGTTTACACGAACGGCTTACCTTTTTTCAAGCACGTCAAATGTCGAGAAGAATTTAGAAACACTCATCGATTTCGTTCAGGAGCCTTATTTTACTGAAAAATCGGTTGAGAAAGAAAAAGGCATCATCGGACAGGAGATTAATATGTACGATGACAATCCTGACTGGAGACTCTATTTTGGATTAATTCAGAATATGTTTCATAAACATCCAGTAGGAATTGATATTGCTGGAACCGTTGAATCTATTTCAAAAATTACGAAAGACCTGCTCTACGAATGCTACAATACGTTTTACCATCCAAGCAATATGCTGCTTTTTGTCGTTGGTCCGATCGATCCAGAGCAAATTCTTTCCCAAATCCGTGAAAATCAGGATAAGAAAGAATTTAAACCACAATCCGAAATCAAACGTGCTGAAGTTGATGAACCGGATACTGTAGCAAAACCATTAGAAAAACTAAAAATGAACGTTCAATCTTCTAAGTGTTTAGTTGGGTTGAAGGCAAAACAGGCTGATCGGTCCGGTGAGGAGCTTTTAAAACACGAACTGTCTATGAACCTGATTCTTGATATGGTTTTTGGAAAAAGCACTGACACCTATACCCAGCTCTATGAGAATGGTCTTATTGATGACACATTCAGTTTTGATTACACGGAAGAGAACGGTTTTGGCTTTGCGATGATAGGCGGAGATACAGATCAGCCCGATCAGCTTGCTGAAGAAATTAAGAATACGCTGCTTAAGGCAAAACAGGAAGGCATTCCTGCAGAACGTCTCGAGAATGCCAAGAAAAAGAAAATCGGTTCTTTTCTAAGAGCGATTAATTCACCGGAATATATTGCGAACCAATTTACCCGCTATTCCTTTAATGAAATGAATTTGTTTGATGTTGTCCCGACGCTTGAACAATTGACAAATGATGATATTCATCATACGCTGAATGAAGTGATTGATGAAAAATTGTTTTCAGTTTGTCAAGTAGTACCGAAGTAA
- a CDS encoding SDR family oxidoreductase, which yields MKKTALITGASGGIGKAIAKKLAGEGYKLYLHYHKNEESILTLIKELQADCTMVKTDLSMADGPGQLVKQLAEPIDLLVLNSGKSFFGLMTDMKYEEIQQMVQLQITSPYMISKELIPSMVSRKSGNIVVISSIWGEIGASCEVLYSMVKGGQNTFVKALAKELAPSGIRVNAIAPGAVATDMLRSFSEDDLAGLEDEIPLGRIGKPEEIADAVLFLSSNHASYITGQVISVNGGWHT from the coding sequence ATGAAAAAAACAGCTTTAATTACAGGTGCAAGCGGCGGAATCGGAAAAGCAATTGCCAAAAAGCTTGCAGGGGAAGGATATAAATTATATCTCCATTATCACAAAAATGAAGAAAGCATACTAACTCTTATAAAAGAACTGCAGGCTGACTGCACGATGGTAAAAACAGATCTTTCAATGGCGGATGGGCCAGGTCAGCTTGTGAAGCAGCTTGCGGAACCTATTGATTTGCTCGTATTAAATAGCGGCAAAAGTTTCTTTGGATTAATGACAGATATGAAGTATGAAGAAATTCAGCAAATGGTGCAGCTGCAAATAACAAGTCCCTATATGATTTCAAAGGAATTGATTCCTTCCATGGTAAGTAGAAAAAGCGGGAACATTGTTGTGATATCCTCCATTTGGGGAGAAATCGGCGCTTCTTGTGAAGTCCTTTACAGCATGGTTAAAGGCGGACAGAATACATTTGTAAAGGCACTGGCAAAAGAATTGGCCCCATCAGGCATCAGAGTCAATGCGATAGCGCCGGGAGCGGTTGCTACTGACATGCTTCGATCTTTTTCTGAGGATGATCTGGCTGGTCTTGAGGATGAAATTCCATTAGGGAGGATTGGCAAGCCTGAAGAGATTGCGGACGCTGTTTTGTTTTTATCCTCAAATCATGCAAGCTATATAACAGGTCAAGTGATTTCAGTAAACGGCGGCTGGCATACTTAA
- a CDS encoding DUF3243 domain-containing protein, with the protein MSVLENWDSWKNFLGDRLHHAEGDGMKTEAVNDLAYEIGDYLAKQVDPKNDQERVLADLWSVASKEEQHAIANMMVKLVQNNATR; encoded by the coding sequence ATGTCTGTTTTAGAAAACTGGGATTCATGGAAAAATTTCCTCGGCGACCGTCTGCATCATGCTGAAGGAGATGGAATGAAAACAGAAGCTGTAAATGACTTAGCTTACGAAATCGGTGATTACTTAGCAAAACAAGTTGATCCAAAAAATGATCAGGAAAGAGTTCTGGCTGATCTTTGGAGCGTGGCTTCTAAAGAAGAACAGCACGCCATTGCAAACATGATGGTTAAACTAGTGCAAAATAACGCTACAAGATAA
- a CDS encoding DUF3388 domain-containing protein, translating into MEMQEWYLEYEIQKNRPGLLGDISSLLGMLSINIVTINGVDDSRRGLLLKCSNNEQIQRLESILNTMDHIKVTKLRKPKLRDTLAVRHGRYIQRDADDKKTFRFVRDELGLLVDFLAELYKQEGHKLIGIRGMPRVGKTESIVASSVCANKRWLFVSSTLLKQTIRSQLIADEYSIDNVFIIDGIVSTRRGSEKHLQLVREIMRLPATKVVEHPDMFVQNTEYTLDDFDYIIELRNDPDEKITYEEASGPQMFDESSFSGFDF; encoded by the coding sequence TTGGAGATGCAGGAATGGTATTTAGAGTATGAAATTCAAAAAAACCGTCCCGGACTTCTTGGCGATATTTCTTCGCTGCTCGGGATGCTTTCTATAAATATTGTCACTATTAACGGTGTGGATGACAGCCGCAGGGGGCTGCTGCTTAAGTGCTCAAATAATGAGCAAATCCAGCGTCTTGAATCGATTTTAAATACAATGGATCATATAAAAGTAACGAAATTGCGCAAGCCTAAATTAAGAGATACACTTGCTGTCCGGCACGGAAGATACATACAGCGTGATGCAGATGATAAAAAGACATTCCGGTTTGTAAGAGATGAGCTTGGACTGCTTGTGGACTTTTTGGCTGAATTATATAAGCAGGAAGGCCACAAGCTGATCGGCATAAGAGGCATGCCCCGCGTCGGCAAAACAGAATCAATTGTCGCTTCGAGTGTTTGTGCAAACAAAAGATGGCTTTTTGTGTCTTCAACTTTATTAAAACAGACAATCAGAAGCCAGCTGATTGCAGATGAGTACAGTATTGATAATGTATTTATTATTGATGGGATTGTTTCCACAAGAAGAGGTTCTGAAAAGCATTTGCAGCTTGTGAGAGAAATAATGAGGCTGCCTGCTACAAAAGTTGTCGAGCATCCGGACATGTTTGTGCAAAATACAGAGTATACACTCGATGATTTTGACTATATAATTGAACTTCGAAACGATCCGGATGAAAAGATTACATATGAGGAAGCATCTGGACCTCAAATGTTTGATGAATCGAGTTTTTCCGGATTTGATTTTTAG
- a CDS encoding DUF4115 domain-containing protein: MSELGNRLKQAREERKLSLDDLQAMTKIQKRYLIGIEEGNYGIMPGNFYVRAFIKQYAETVGLDPDRIFEEYKNEIPVVYSDDTPELSRVKTHKELPKSASKALEILPRILIIVLVLLVAVVIWIFVQKDKPDGAKNTEDQTKQISSGENEYDSIENDENASDSKEPEEKDAADEKVKEEKPEDEKPEEQASELTFKEKTDRKAVYELKKAKEFKLEVSSKGQTWIEIRNASGKKFFSGMLKKGQTEAHDFTNETEAFIVIGNASAAEVKVNGQPVEYQIDPKKTVRQDMQIVYTKE; encoded by the coding sequence TTGAGTGAACTAGGAAATCGACTAAAACAGGCGAGAGAAGAGCGGAAATTAAGTCTTGACGATCTCCAGGCAATGACAAAAATTCAAAAGCGGTATCTTATCGGAATTGAAGAAGGCAATTACGGCATTATGCCGGGGAATTTTTATGTGCGGGCTTTTATTAAACAGTATGCAGAAACAGTAGGGCTGGATCCAGATCGGATTTTCGAGGAGTATAAAAACGAAATACCGGTTGTTTATTCAGATGATACTCCTGAGCTTTCGAGGGTGAAAACACATAAAGAGCTTCCGAAGTCAGCATCAAAGGCCTTGGAAATATTGCCTAGGATCTTAATAATCGTATTGGTTTTACTAGTAGCGGTCGTTATCTGGATTTTTGTACAGAAGGACAAGCCGGACGGTGCAAAAAACACAGAAGACCAGACTAAGCAAATTTCAAGCGGCGAAAATGAATATGATTCCATTGAAAATGACGAAAATGCATCAGATTCTAAAGAGCCTGAAGAGAAAGATGCAGCTGATGAAAAAGTCAAAGAAGAAAAGCCGGAAGATGAAAAACCTGAAGAGCAGGCTTCAGAACTCACATTCAAAGAAAAAACAGACAGAAAAGCGGTATATGAGCTGAAAAAAGCAAAAGAATTTAAGCTTGAGGTCAGCTCTAAGGGACAGACTTGGATTGAGATCCGAAATGCATCAGGAAAAAAATTCTTCAGCGGCATGCTGAAAAAGGGTCAAACCGAGGCGCATGACTTTACAAATGAAACAGAAGCCTTTATTGTCATTGGAAATGCTTCAGCTGCTGAAGTGAAGGTAAATGGGCAGCCTGTAGAATATCAGATTGATCCTAAAAAAACAGTAAGACAAGATATGCAGATTGTATATACTAAGGAGTAA
- the pgsA gene encoding CDP-diacylglycerol--glycerol-3-phosphate 3-phosphatidyltransferase, with the protein MNLPNRITISRILLIPVFMVIMLAPFDWGNLYIGDAPIPVTHLAGAILFIIASTTDWIDGYYARKLNMVTNLGKFLDPLADKLLVSAALIILVELGLAPSWIVIIIISREFAVTGLRLVLAGEGEVVAANMLGKIKTWAQIIAISALLLHNIPFVFISFPFADIALWVALFFTVYSGWDYFAKNKAALLNSK; encoded by the coding sequence ATGAATTTACCGAATCGCATTACCATCTCAAGAATTCTATTAATCCCAGTATTTATGGTGATTATGCTTGCTCCCTTTGACTGGGGCAACCTGTATATAGGGGACGCTCCCATTCCCGTCACGCATCTCGCCGGGGCAATATTATTCATTATAGCGTCTACTACTGACTGGATTGACGGCTATTATGCGCGAAAGCTGAATATGGTTACGAATTTAGGGAAATTTTTAGATCCGCTTGCAGATAAATTGCTTGTTTCTGCAGCCTTAATTATTTTAGTTGAGCTTGGACTTGCCCCATCTTGGATCGTGATTATCATTATCAGCCGTGAATTCGCTGTAACAGGTTTGCGTCTTGTGCTTGCCGGCGAAGGGGAAGTGGTTGCAGCAAACATGCTTGGAAAAATTAAAACATGGGCACAAATTATCGCCATTTCAGCCTTGCTTTTACATAACATTCCATTTGTTTTCATTTCATTCCCGTTTGCTGATATCGCATTATGGGTAGCATTATTCTTTACGGTTTATTCAGGATGGGACTATTTTGCGAAAAATAAAGCCGCATTACTGAATTCCAAGTAA
- a CDS encoding competence/damage-inducible protein A yields MTSKTEIIAVGSELLLGQIVNSNAQFLSQQLAENGLNVYYHTVVGDNPARLEQAVKIAKERSNIIIFTGGLGPTKDDLTKETIANILGKKLVTDEEALRSIEEYFVKVKRSMSENNKKQALVIEDSHVLKNEHGMAPGMAIDADERIYMLLPGPPSEMKPMFLKFGLPYFREKLGQNDKIISRVLRYFGIGESQLETDIQDLIDAQTNPTIAPLAGDGEVTLRLTARHQNESEAVRLINEMEKTINSRVGAFFYGYDQTTLADELLRHLRQRDMTISAAESLTGGLFSDQLTAVKGTSDVFKGTIVCYTNEVKQSILNVSEETLDQHGAVSEQCAKEMAEQIRKLANSDIGISFTGIAGEDPVEGKKPGTVYIGLAFKDQPVRTVLLHLAGSRNSIRRRTVKYGCYLIIKALMENTAE; encoded by the coding sequence ATGACGTCAAAAACAGAAATTATTGCAGTAGGTTCCGAATTGCTACTTGGGCAAATAGTTAACTCTAATGCCCAGTTTTTATCTCAGCAGCTGGCTGAAAATGGTCTTAATGTCTATTATCACACGGTTGTAGGTGATAATCCTGCAAGACTTGAGCAGGCAGTAAAGATTGCCAAAGAGCGTTCGAACATTATCATTTTCACAGGCGGCCTTGGACCTACTAAAGATGATTTAACTAAAGAAACAATCGCAAATATTCTGGGCAAGAAGCTTGTGACTGATGAAGAAGCCCTTCGCAGCATTGAAGAATATTTTGTCAAAGTTAAAAGAAGCATGTCTGAAAACAATAAAAAACAAGCTCTTGTCATTGAGGATTCTCACGTCTTAAAAAATGAGCACGGAATGGCGCCTGGAATGGCAATAGATGCGGATGAGCGGATTTATATGCTGCTGCCCGGCCCTCCCAGCGAAATGAAACCGATGTTTTTGAAGTTCGGACTCCCATACTTTAGAGAGAAGCTTGGCCAGAATGACAAAATTATTTCGAGGGTTCTTCGATACTTTGGCATAGGCGAATCGCAGCTTGAGACGGATATTCAGGATTTGATTGATGCCCAAACCAATCCTACGATTGCACCGCTTGCGGGTGACGGGGAAGTTACGCTCAGATTGACGGCGCGCCATCAAAATGAATCTGAAGCTGTCCGCCTGATTAATGAAATGGAGAAAACAATAAACAGCAGAGTTGGAGCTTTTTTCTACGGTTACGACCAGACAACCCTCGCTGATGAATTGCTCAGACATCTCAGACAAAGAGACATGACGATTTCAGCTGCAGAGAGTTTAACCGGTGGCCTTTTTTCAGATCAGCTGACAGCAGTTAAAGGAACTTCTGATGTCTTTAAAGGTACAATTGTCTGCTACACAAATGAAGTAAAGCAATCCATCTTAAACGTATCTGAAGAAACACTTGATCAGCATGGGGCTGTCAGTGAACAATGTGCTAAAGAAATGGCTGAACAAATCAGAAAGCTTGCAAATAGTGATATCGGAATCAGCTTTACCGGCATCGCAGGGGAAGATCCTGTTGAAGGGAAAAAACCTGGAACCGTCTATATCGGGCTGGCATTTAAAGATCAGCCGGTAAGAACCGTTCTCCTTCATCTTGCAGGCAGCCGCAACAGTATTCGCAGGCGTACAGTGAAATACGGCTGTTACTTGATTATTAAAGCATTGATGGAAAATACAGCAGAATAA
- the recA gene encoding recombinase RecA, which produces MSDRQAALDMALKQIEKQFGKGSIMKLGEQTDRKISTSPSGSLALDTALGVGGYPRGRIIEIYGPESSGKTTVALHAIAEVQQKGGQAAFIDAEHALDPVYAQKLGVNIDELLLSQPDTGEQALEIAEALVRSGAVDILVIDSVAALVPKAEIEGEMGDAHVGLQARLMSQALRKLSGAISKSKTIAIFINQIREKVGVMFGNPETTPGGRALKFYSSVRLEVRRAETLKQGNEMVGNKTKIKVVKNKVAPPFRVAEVDIMYGEGISKEGEIIDLGTEIDIVQKSGSWYSYNEERLGQGRENAKIFLKENPSIRLEIQEKIRSHYGLDEAAVAPDGQEELDLLED; this is translated from the coding sequence GTGAGCGATCGTCAAGCTGCCTTAGATATGGCACTGAAACAAATAGAAAAGCAATTTGGTAAAGGTTCAATTATGAAACTCGGTGAACAGACTGACCGGAAGATCTCTACATCTCCAAGCGGTTCACTTGCACTTGATACAGCACTTGGGGTTGGCGGATATCCGCGTGGAAGAATTATAGAAATATATGGACCTGAGAGCTCAGGTAAAACGACAGTTGCCCTTCATGCGATAGCAGAAGTACAGCAAAAGGGAGGACAGGCTGCATTTATAGATGCAGAACATGCCCTTGACCCTGTATATGCTCAAAAGCTTGGTGTAAATATAGATGAACTTCTTCTCTCACAGCCGGATACAGGAGAGCAGGCGCTTGAAATTGCTGAAGCGCTGGTTCGAAGCGGAGCAGTGGATATTCTAGTCATTGACTCTGTAGCAGCTTTAGTTCCAAAAGCTGAAATCGAAGGGGAAATGGGAGATGCTCACGTAGGCTTGCAGGCTCGTCTTATGTCTCAGGCATTGCGTAAATTATCCGGAGCAATCAGCAAATCAAAAACAATTGCAATTTTCATTAACCAGATCCGTGAAAAAGTAGGAGTTATGTTCGGTAATCCTGAAACAACTCCAGGCGGACGCGCACTGAAGTTTTATTCTTCGGTACGTTTAGAGGTTCGCCGTGCTGAAACGCTGAAACAGGGCAATGAGATGGTCGGCAATAAAACCAAAATCAAAGTTGTCAAAAACAAAGTTGCACCTCCTTTCCGCGTTGCAGAGGTTGACATTATGTACGGGGAAGGCATCTCTAAAGAAGGCGAAATCATTGATCTTGGAACAGAAATTGATATTGTTCAAAAGAGCGGTTCATGGTATTCGTACAATGAGGAGCGTTTAGGACAGGGAAGAGAAAACGCAAAAATCTTCCTGAAGGAGAATCCTAGCATCCGCTTAGAGATTCAGGAAAAAATCCGCAGCCACTACGGCTTGGATGAAGCGGCGGTTGCTCCAGATGGACAAGAAGAATTAGATTTACTGGAAGATTAA
- the rny gene encoding ribonuclease Y, which translates to MDPITMIISILLGLIVGAVVGYFVRKSIAEAKIAGAKGTAEQILEDAKRDAEATKKEALLEAKDDIHKLRTEAEQEIRERRNELQKQENRLLQKEENLDRKDESLDKRENMLEKKEDSLNERQQHIEEMESKVDEMVRKQQSELERISSLTREEAKQIILEKVENELSHDIAVTVKESENRAKEEADKRAKEILSLAIQRCAADHVAETTVSVVNLPNDEMKGRIIGREGRNIRTLETLTGIDLIIDDTPEAVILSGFDPIRRETARIALDKLVQDGRIHPARIEEMVEKSRREVDEYIREVGEQTTFEVGVHGLHPDLIKIMGRLKFRTSYGQNVLKHSMEVAYLSGLMAAELGEDVTLAKRAGLLHDIGKAIDHEVEGSHVEIGVELATKYKEHPVVINSIASHHGDQEPTSVIAVLVAAADALSAARPGARSETLENYIRRLEKLEEISESYEGVEKSFAIQAGREVRIMVKPDTIDDLQAHRLARDIRKRIEEELDYPGHIKVTVIRETRAVEYAK; encoded by the coding sequence ATGGATCCCATTACAATGATCATCTCCATTTTGCTTGGCCTAATCGTCGGTGCAGTTGTTGGCTATTTTGTTCGTAAATCCATTGCAGAAGCGAAAATTGCCGGTGCGAAAGGAACTGCTGAGCAAATTCTTGAAGATGCGAAGCGTGATGCTGAAGCGACGAAGAAAGAAGCGTTGCTTGAGGCAAAGGATGACATTCACAAGCTTCGGACAGAAGCAGAGCAAGAAATTCGTGAACGACGAAATGAGCTGCAAAAACAAGAAAATCGCTTATTACAAAAAGAAGAGAATCTTGATCGTAAGGATGAATCTTTAGACAAGCGCGAGAACATGCTTGAGAAAAAAGAAGATTCTCTAAATGAGAGACAACAGCATATTGAAGAGATGGAAAGCAAAGTGGACGAGATGGTGCGTAAACAGCAATCAGAGCTTGAGCGTATTTCTAGCTTGACTCGTGAAGAGGCAAAGCAGATCATTCTCGAAAAGGTTGAAAATGAGCTTTCGCATGATATCGCTGTAACTGTTAAAGAAAGCGAAAACCGTGCGAAAGAAGAAGCGGATAAACGAGCGAAAGAAATACTTTCCCTTGCAATCCAGCGTTGTGCAGCAGATCATGTAGCTGAAACAACGGTATCTGTCGTTAACCTTCCAAATGATGAAATGAAAGGCCGCATCATTGGACGTGAAGGGCGCAACATTAGAACGCTTGAAACATTAACTGGTATTGACCTCATTATTGATGATACTCCAGAAGCAGTTATTTTATCTGGATTTGACCCAATTCGCAGGGAAACAGCCAGAATTGCCCTAGACAAGCTTGTTCAAGATGGACGCATCCATCCAGCACGTATTGAAGAAATGGTTGAAAAATCACGCCGTGAAGTTGATGAGTACATCCGCGAGGTTGGTGAGCAAACAACATTTGAAGTTGGTGTTCACGGACTGCATCCAGATTTAATCAAGATTATGGGCCGTTTAAAGTTCAGAACGAGCTATGGTCAAAATGTATTAAAGCATTCCATGGAGGTCGCTTATTTATCAGGACTCATGGCTGCAGAACTGGGTGAAGATGTTACTCTTGCCAAACGCGCAGGATTACTGCACGATATCGGTAAGGCGATTGATCATGAAGTAGAAGGAAGCCATGTTGAAATTGGAGTCGAACTTGCTACGAAGTACAAGGAACACCCGGTTGTTATCAACAGTATTGCTTCCCATCATGGCGATCAGGAGCCAACTTCGGTTATTGCCGTTCTGGTCGCGGCAGCAGATGCTTTATCTGCAGCACGTCCCGGCGCAAGAAGCGAAACACTCGAAAACTATATTCGCCGCTTAGAAAAGCTTGAAGAGATTTCCGAATCTTATGAAGGAGTTGAAAAATCCTTCGCTATTCAGGCAGGCCGTGAAGTGCGCATCATGGTAAAACCGGATACGATCGACGATCTTCAGGCACACCGTTTAGCACGGGATATCCGCAAGCGGATTGAAGAAGAATTAGACTACCCAGGTCATATTAAAGTAACAGTTATCCGTGAAACGAGAGCTGTGGAATATGCGAAATAA
- a CDS encoding TIGR00282 family metallophosphoesterase, producing MKLLFVGDVVGSPGRDMIKEYLPKLKRKYRPSLTIVNGENAAHGKGITEKIYHELNQAGAQVVTMGNHTWDKREIFEFIDNYPNLIRPANFPEGTPGNGITYITCDGKEIAVINLQGRTFLAPIDCPFKKADELIEEAKKRTSIIFVDFHAEATSEKQAMGWYLDGKVTAVVGTHTHVQTADERILDQGTAFITDVGMTGPYDGILGVEREAVIKRFLTSLPVRFEVTEGKAQLSAVVIDVQEKTGKALKIDRILINDDHMFFE from the coding sequence ATGAAACTATTATTTGTAGGAGATGTAGTCGGATCTCCAGGTAGAGATATGATAAAAGAATATTTGCCAAAGCTAAAACGTAAATACAGACCGTCCCTGACGATTGTAAACGGAGAGAATGCAGCACACGGAAAAGGGATTACTGAAAAGATTTATCATGAGCTGAATCAGGCTGGCGCACAGGTGGTGACGATGGGAAACCATACATGGGATAAGCGGGAAATCTTTGAATTCATTGATAATTATCCAAATCTAATCCGTCCTGCGAATTTTCCTGAAGGCACTCCGGGTAATGGCATTACATATATAACTTGCGACGGCAAAGAAATTGCTGTGATTAACTTACAGGGACGCACGTTCTTGGCGCCAATCGATTGTCCATTTAAAAAAGCGGATGAGCTGATTGAAGAAGCTAAAAAAAGAACGTCCATTATTTTTGTGGATTTTCATGCTGAAGCAACGAGTGAGAAGCAGGCAATGGGCTGGTATTTGGATGGAAAAGTGACGGCCGTTGTCGGAACACATACTCACGTTCAAACGGCAGATGAGAGGATTCTTGATCAGGGGACTGCTTTCATCACAGATGTGGGCATGACAGGTCCTTATGATGGCATCCTGGGAGTCGAGAGAGAGGCGGTCATAAAACGCTTCCTGACTAGCCTCCCTGTACGATTTGAGGTAACTGAAGGCAAGGCGCAGCTGAGCGCGGTGGTAATCGATGTTCAAGAAAAAACAGGAAAAGCCTTGAAAATTGACCGCATTTTAATTAATGACGATCATATGTTTTTTGAATAG